The genome window CATTCGTATCGAATTCGAAGACCTTGGTTTCAAAGCCATGCACCCGATGCGTTCGGCACGCATCTACCAGGCGGTCAAGCGCGCCCGGGGCAACCGCAAGGAAATCGTCAACAAGATCGAAGAATCCCTGAGCCATTGCCTGGCGATCGACGAGATCGAGGGCGAGGTCAGCGGCCGACAAAAGCACATCTACGGCATCTACAAGAAGATGCGCGGCAAGCGCCGGGCCTTCAACGAGATCATGGACGTGTACGCGTTCCGGATCATCGTCGACAAGGTCGACACCTGTTATCGCGTACTGGGCGCTGTACATAATTTGTACAAACCCCTGCCAGGTCGCTTCAAGGATTACATCGCGATTCCCAAGGCCAACGGCTACCAGTCGCTGCATACCACCCTGTTTGGTATGCACGGGGTGCCGATCGAGATCCAGATCCGTACCCGCGAAATGGAAGAGATGGCCAACAACGGCATCGCCGCCCATTGGCTGTACAAGTCCAGCGGCGACGAGCAGCCTAAAGGCACTCATGCCCGCGCCCGCCAGTGGGTCAAGGGCGTGCTGGAAATGCAGCAACGTGCCGGCAACTCCCTGGAATTTATCGAAAGCGTGAAGATCGACCTGTTCCCGGACGAGGTCTACGTGTTCACGCCCAAAGGCCGGATCATGGAGCTGCCCAAGGGCTCCACGGCGGTCGACTTTGCCTATGCGGTGCACACCGATGTGGGCAACAGCTGCATCGCCTGTCGGATCAATCGTCGTCTCGCACCGCTGTCCGAACCGCTGCAAAGTGGCTCCACGGTCGAGATCGTCAGTGCCCCGGGCGCGCGCCCGAACCCGGCATGGCTCAACTTCGTGGTCACCGGCAAGGCGCGCACGCACATCCGTCACGCGCTGAAATTGCAGCGCCGCTCCGAGTCCATCAGCCTGGGCGAACGCCTGCTGAACAAGGTGCTCAACGGTTTCGACAGCGCTCTCGACAAGATCCCGCAGGAACGCGTGCAAGCGATGCTCCACGAGTACCGCCAGGAAACCATCGAAGACCTGCTGGAAGATATCGGCCTTGGCAACCGCATGGCCTATGTAGTCGCCCGCCGCCTGCTCGGCGAAGGCGAACAGTTGCCAAGCCCGGAAGGCCCGTTGGCGATTCGCGGCACCGAGGGCCTGGTGCTGAGCTACGCCAAATGCTGCACGCCGATCCCGGGTGACCCGATTGTCGGCCACTTGTCCGCAGGCAAAGGCATGGTGGTGCACCTGGACAACTGCCGCAACATCACCGAAATCCGCCACAACCCGGAAAAATGCATCCAGCTCTCGTGGGCCAAGGATGTCACCGGCGAATTCAACGTCGAGTTGCGCGTGGAGCTGGAACACCAGCGCGGCCTGATCGCCCTGCTCGCCAGCAGCGTCAACGCGGCCGACGGCAATATCGAGAAAATCAGCATGGACGAGCGCGATGGCCGCATCAGCGTGGTCCAACTGGTGGTCAGCGTCCACGACCGCGTGCACCTGGCCCGCGTGATCAAGAAACTGCGTGCCTTGACCGGTGTGATCCGCATCACTCGCATGCGCGCCTAACCCACATTACAAGGAGTCATTCATGACCAAGACCGTTATCACCAGCGACAAAGCCCCTGCTGCCATCGGCACTTACTCCCAGGCGATCAAGGCGGGTAACACCGTCTATATGTCCGGCCAGATCCCGCTGGACCCAAAGACCATGGAACTGGTGGAAGGCTTCGAAGCACAGACCGTACAGGTCTTCGAAAACCTCAAGTCCGTTGCTGAAGCCGCCGGCGGTTCGTTCAAGGACATCGTCAAGCTGAACATCTTCCTCACCGACCTGAGCCACTTCGCCAAGGTCAACGAGATCATGGGCAAGTACTTCGAACAGCCTTACCCAGCCCGCGCCGCCATCGGCGTTGCCGCCCTGCCAAAGGGTGCGCAGGTTGAGATGGACGCGATCCTGGTCATCGAGTAAAACACCCGGCGCAGCCCCCACAAGCTGCGCCGACTTCGTTTCAGAAGGATTTCATGATGCGCAAAGCGCTTGTAGCCTCATCAATGCTCGCCCTGTTGCTCGGCGGCTGTGCCAGTAACCCTGCCGACAGGGATGTGAGCGGCACCTGGATCAACCAGGTCGCCATCGATGCGGCAGCCAAGGGCGGCCCTTTGCGTGAAGCCCTGCAGAGCTTTGGCCCGAACCTCGAGTGGGAGGTCAATACCAAGGCTTCGCAGGCCCGCTACTACAACGGTTTTGAAGTAGCTGAAGGCAAGTTGCTGGGTGAACAATCCGGCGCCTGGAACGTGGATTTCTACGGCAGCTCCGCCACCGAACTCAAGCGCAAAGGCAAGCAACTGCTGCAAGTGGCCAACGACAACGAGCCCGAACAGCTGTTTGCGCGCGCCAAAGACCCAGCCCCCGAAGGCGCACCACTGGGTGCCAACTTCGAGCGAGCGCTGTATGCGGCCTACCTGGGCGGTGACTGGAAGATCAGCGACGGCTTCGGCAGCGGCGCCATCGTGCAGTTCCAGGCTGACGGCAAGGTCGCCGGCCTGCCTAATGTGGACCGGTATTCGCTGTGCCTGGCCGGTGATTGCGCCTCGATGAGCGGTGGCTACGACAGCATCTGGCTGCAGCTGAACGGCCAGGGCAACCCGTGGATCTTTGTGCGCAAGGGCAAGCAACTGGAGATTTTCCAGGCGGTGAATACCGCGCAGGCCGACGAGGTGCCCTCGTTTACGCCCGGGCCTCGGCAGTGGCTACTGGAAAAACAGTGATACAAAGCAAAGGAGCCCAAGGGCTCCTTTTTCTTTAGCCTGCACCGCGATTGCCACGACTGAAGGCATTGCCCCATGCGCACACTCCTTATCCTCGGCCTCTTGCTGCTGAACGGCTGCACCCCTGCGGATATCAGTGGTGTCTGGATCAATCAGCCAATCATTGATGTGGCCGCGCAAGGCAAACCGCTGAACATCCACGGTACGCATTTGGAGTGGCACATCGACACTCGTGCTGGCAAGGCACAGGTGCGTAACGGCTTTGAGATGAGCGAAGGCCAGTTACTGCTCAAATCCCCCAACGTCTGGATCGTCGACTACGGTGGCGGTCACACCGATGAGCTGCAATTTGATGGCAAGTATCTGACCCAGGCGACCAACCAATACGCACCACAGGAAGTGTTCAGTCGCCCAACCGAAACGGTGGAGACGGGTTACGGCTGGGTCAACACCTTCGTGAAAGCCCTGAATACAGCGTACATGGCCGGCGAATGGAACATCATCGACGGCCCCGGGAAAGGCACGACGGCGAGGTTCACCACGCAGGGGCGTGTTTCAGGGCTTGGGCAAGCAGATCGATACACACTGTGCCTGGACGGCGACTGCCGGTCCCAGGGTGCGGGCAATGAAACCCTGCTTTTAGGCCATGCAGGCACCGACGATACATGGATCTTCGTGCGCAAAGGCAAGCAACTGGAGATTTTCCAGGCAGTGAATACCGCGCAGGCCGATGAGGTGCCCTCGTTTACGCCGGGACCTCGGCAGTGGCTGCTGGTAAAACAATAGCCGCCATGCCGCAAATCCAAATGTGGGAGGGGGCTTGCCCCCGATTGCAGTGCATCAGCTAATACAACTGTGGCTGACACTCCGCTATCGGGGGCAAGCCCCCTCCCACATTTTTTGACTGCGTTTCAGCCCTTGAGGATCGCAGCATAGCCTTCGCGATAGGTCGGGTAGGTCGGCGTCCAACCCAACGCTTTCACACGGGCATTGCTGCACTGCTTGCTGCCCGCTCGCCGCACACTGGCGTCCTCAGCCCACTCTGTCACCCCAAGGTAATCGCGCAACCAGCCCACCACTTCGGCCAGTGGAGCGGGTGCATCGTCGACACCGATGTAGACCTTGTCCAGCGAACCGCCCTCTTCCACATGGCGCAACAAAAAGGCCAGCAGCCCAGCGGCGTCCTCCGCATGAATGCGATTGCCATATAAAGGTGGATCGATTGCCACTCGGTAGCCCTGGCGAACCTGGGTCAGCAGCCATTCACGTCCCGGACCATAAATGCCGGTCAGGCGCACGATGCTGGCTGGGATGCTGCTATTGAGCGCCACCTGCTCAGCCTCCAGCATCACCTGCCCGGAATATCCCTTCGCCTGAGTCTCCGATGTTTCGTCGACCCACTCGCCATTCTGCTGCCCGTAGACGCTGCTGCTGGATACAAACAGCAAGTGCTTAGGCTCCTGGCCGTAGTCGCCCAACCACTCCAGCACATGTTTCAGCCCTTCTACATAAGCAGCGCGGTAACCGGCCTCATCGTGGTCCGTCGCAGCAGCGCAGTACACCAGGTAATCCACCCCGCCAATTGGCCAGGTGTCGGGGCAATCCTTTTTGAACAGGTCACCGGCAATGCCGATGACGCCCTCAGGAAGCCGCGAAATATCGCGGCGCAGGCCATGAACCTCCCATTCCGAGGCGAGCAACTGGCTAGCCAGCCGACTACCCACATCGCCACATCCGGCAATCACAACAGAAGGCGCTGACATCACAAAACTCCGCGAAGAAAGGTCTAGGTTAGCCTTCGCAGATGACAGACGGCCAGAAAAAGCACAAATAAAGTTACTGTATTACTTCTGTTAACAAGAATTACTTGCAATAATAACCGCCCATTTGTCCTCGACCCCTGGGTCTGGAAGGACGATCACTCATTTTTTTACTCAGGTCCGGCCAGCATGACACGTAATACAACCCCCGCTTCGCCAACCAAGCTTCACAGCCCATCCCGCGCCTGGCGCGCGATTGCTGCGCTGCTGTTCAGCGTACTGCTGGCACCGACCGCCGCCTTCGCTGATGCCACCGCGCCAGCCACCCCGGCGGCCGCCGAGCACAACACTGCGGCACCGGCAGCACCTGCCGCAGCGCCCGCTGCCACCGACCCGGCCCAGGCTGCTGACCCTGCCGCCGACGACAGCGGTGGGGTGCTGGAAGAAGACAACACCCTGGGCATGGCCCACGACCTGTCGCCCTGGGGCATGTACCAGAACGCTGACGTGGTGGTGAAAGCCGTGATGATCGGCCTGGCCATCGCCTCGATCATCACCTGGACCATCTGGATCGCCAAAGGCTTCGAGCTGCTGGGCGCCAAGCGTCGCCTGCGCACCGAAATCGTCCACCTGAAAAAGGCCACCACCCTCAAGGAAGCCAGCGAAAGCGCGACCAAGAAGGGCACGCTGGCCAATACCCTGGTGCACGACGCGCTGGAAGAAATGCGCCTGTCGGCCAACACCCGCGAAAAAGAAGGCATCAAGGAACGTGTGGCCTTCCGCCTGGAGCGCCTGGTGGCGGCCTGCGGCCGTAACATGAGCAGCGGCACCGGCGTGCTGGCGACCATCGGTTCCACCGCGCCGTTCGTCGGCCTGTTCGGTACCGTGTGGGGCATCATGAACAGCTTCATCGGCATCGCCAAAACCCAGACCACCAACCTCGCCGTCGTTGCCCCAGGCATCGCCGAAGCCCTGCTGGCCACCGCCCTGGGCCTGGTTGCCGCAATTCCTGCGGTAGTGATCTACAACGTCTTCGCTCGCTCGATTGCCGGCTACAAGGCCCAGGTATCGGACGCGTCGGCGGAAGTCCTGCTGCTGGTCAGCCGCGACCTCGATCACCTGCCTACCGAGCGCAGCTCGCAACCGCACATGGTGAAAGTGGGGTAATCGGCCATGGGCCTGCATTTGAATCAAGGCGACGACGAACTCGTCGAGAACCACGAAATCAACGTCACGCCGTTTATCGACGTGATGCTGGTGCTGCTGATCATCTTCATGGTGGCGGCACCGTTGGCCACCGTGGACATCAAGGTCGACCTGCCCGCCTCCAGCGCAAAACCTGCGCCTCGGCCGGAGAAACCGATCTTCCTCAGCGTCAAGGCGGACCAACGCCTGTTCCTGGGCGAAGAAGAGGTCAAGGCTGAAACCCTGGGGCCGGTGCTCGACGCCAAGACCCAGGGCAAGAAGGACACGACGATCTTCTTCCAGGCTGACAAGGGCGTGGACTACGGCGACCTGATGAGCGTGATGGATGCCCTGCGGGCAGCCGGCTACCTCAAGGTAGGCCTGGTCGGACTTGAGACGGCAGCCAAGAAATGATCACGACGCGCCACAAACTGACGCGTTATGGCACCAGCCTCGCCGTCGTACTGGGCGTGCATGCCGTCGCGATCGCTATCGCGCTTCATTGGTCGGCGCCGCGCACGGTGCAGTTGCCACCGGCTGCCATGGTCATCGACCTGGCTCCGATGCCAGCCCCACCGCCGCCGGCACCGCCCAAGGTGGTCACGCCGCCGCAACCGCCTGCCCCGGTGGAAGAGCTGCCCCTGCCGAAACTGGCCGAGGCACCCAAGCCGACGATCCAGGTGCCCAAGCCGGTCAAGCCCAAGCCCAAACCGCAGCCGCCCAAGCCGGTGGAGAAGAAGATCGAGCCGCCCAAGGAGAAACCTTCCGAGGACCCGCCGAGCGACGCTCCACCGACCCAGGCACCGGCTGAAAAATCGGCCCAGCCCGTTCCTGGCCCGTCGCCGCAACAGGTTGCCGCCAAGGCGTCCTGGGAAGGCACCCTGCTGGCTCACCTGCAGAAGTACAAGAAGTACCCGCCAGGCGCCCAGGCGCGTGGCAAGGAAGGCCTCAACCGCCTGAAGTTCGTGGTGGATGCCGAGGGTAACGTGCTGTCCTACGAGTTGGTGGGCCGCTCCGGCAACGCCGACCTGGACCGCGCCACGCTGGACATGATCCGTCGTGCCCAGCCGCTGCCCAAGCCGCCTGCGGACATGCTCAAGGGTGGCAGCATCGAGATCGTTGCACCGTTCGTGTACAACATCGAGAAGCGTCGTCGCTGAGCCGCTCCCAATGGGCACCCTCGGGTGCCCATTGCGTTCCCCCTCCCCGGTATTTCAAGCCTTGCAGACCCGCGAGCTGAACCGTGGCTGAATGTGAAACCAATGTCATGGTTCTTCACTTGTAACACTTCAATACACCACCAATCATGCGCGAACAATTCTCATTTGAGAGGCTTTTCGCCATGTCCTGCCCTCACCGCCTGACGCTTGCCCTGCTCGCAATCGCTGGCGCCCCCTGCGCAGCCCATGCGGATCAACTGGTCAGCCTGACCGTGCAGAACCACACCTTCACACCCGCCAGCTTCACCGTGCCGGCCGGGGAGCGCTTTCGCATCCAGCTCACCAACAACGACGACACCGTCGACGAATTCGAAAGCTACGACATGAAATTCGAAAAGATCGTCGTGCCTGGCAACACCATTACCGTCTTCGCCGGCCCGATGCATCCGGGCACCTACAGCTTTTTCGACGACTACCACCCCGACCAGGCCAAAGGCACCGTCACCGTCGTCGCGGCCAAGGAGTAAGTCATGCTGGCCTGTCTGCTGATCGTGTTTCGTGAAGTCCTGGAAGCCGGCATCGTCATCGGTATCGTCATGGCCGCCACCCAGGGGCTGGCGCGGCGAAGTACCTACATCATCGGCGGCATCGCTGCCGGTGTTGGCGGCGCGGCGATCCTCGCGCTGTTCACTGGCGCCATCACCCAGGCCCTGGACGGTTTCGGCCAGGAAATCTTCAACGCCACCATCCTTATCGTCGCGGTGTGCATGCTCGGCTGGCACAACCTGTGGATGAGCAGCCATGGCCGCGAACTCGCCACTCAACTGCGCGAAAGCGGGTCGGCGGTGCAACGCGGCGAGAAGACCCTGTGGGCACTGGCCATCGTGATCACCGTGGCCGTGCTGCGCGAAGGCTCGGAAATCGTGCTGTTCCTGTATGGCATCGCCGCATCCACCCACACCGAACCCCTGACGATGCTCATCGGCGGCGTGCTCGGGATTGCCGGCGGCGGCGTGCTGTCGTGGCTGCTGTATCGCGGACTGGTGGTGATCAGCCTCAAGCGCCTGTTCTCGGTCACCACGTGGATGATCGCCGTACTCGCGGCGGGAATGGCCGGCCGCGCCGCCGCGATCCTGGCCGGTATCAACCTGATCCCGGCCTGGGGCTACGAGTTGTGGGACACCTCTTGGCTGGTCTCCGACGCAAGCCTCACCGGCCGGGCGCTGCAAGCGCTGACCGGCTACACCGACCGCCCTTTGGGCATTCAACTGTTTGCCTGGGTGGCCACCCTTACCCTGCTGCTGGTGGGTAGCCGCCTTGTGCAGTCGCGCACCACTCAACCGTCTTCACCCACCCTGGAGCGTCACCCATGAACCACCTGTCCAAACCCGTGGCCGCTGCACTGGTCCTGACCAGTGCCCTGGCTTTTTCCGCCGTCAGCCAAGCCCGTGAATACCCGATCGGCGGGCCGGTTCAGACCCACGACATGGAGATCGCCTCCTCGTACCTCACCGGGATCGAGATGGCGCCAATGCCACCGGGCATGGTCATGGACAAGGACTCGGTGCACCTTGAAACCGATGTGCATGCCACCGCCGACAACAAGTACGGACTGTCCAACGGTGAATGGGTGCCTTACCTGAGCATCTCCTATTCCCTGGTCAAGGAAGGCGCTCCGGACTACAAGCAAATCGGCACGCTCCTGCCGATGGTTGCCAAAGACGGCGCACACTATGCGAACAACGTGAAGATGGACGGCCCCGGCACCTATACCGTCGTCCTGCGCTACGAGAGCCCACAGATCAATGGCTTCTTCCACCACGTCGACAAAGAAACCGGCGTGCCCGAATGGTGGGGCCCGTTCACCGAGACCTTCACCTTCAAATACCCGCAGAAATAACCGGCAAAACACCTGCGGCACCCGATTAGCTGGTGTCGCAAACCCCATCGTGTCTGATAACGTGCGTCTATCGATTGCAGCCGGTATGCTTGGCCCGCAACCTCATGGACGCCCGCTATGACTCTTACAGAATTGCGCTACATCGTTACCCTCGCCCAAGAGCAGCACTTCGGCCACGCGGCCGAGCGTTGCCATGTCAGCCAACCGACGCTGTCGGTGGGCGTGAAAAAGCTTGAAGACGAACTCGGTGTGCTGATTTTCGAGCGCAGCAAGAGCGCCGTGCGCCTCACCCCGGTGGGCGAAGGCATCGTGGCCCAGGCCCAGAAGGTGCTGGAGCAGGCGCAGAGCATTCGCGAACTGGCCCAGGCCGGCAAGAACCAGCTGACCGCACCGCTCAAGGTCGGCGCCATCTACACCGTCGGCCCGTACCTGTTTCCGCACCTGATCCCGCAACTGCACCGCGTCGCGCCGCAGATGCCGCTGTATATCGAAGAAAATTTCACCCACGTGCTGCGCGACAAACTGCGCAACGGCGAGCTGGACGCGATCATCATCGCCCTGCCGTTCAATGAAGCCGACGTGCTGACCCTGCCGCTCTACGACGAGCCGTTCTACGTGCTGATGCCGGCCTCGCACCCTTGGACCCAGAAAGACACCATCGACGCCGGCCTGCTCAACGACAAGAGCCTGCTGCTGCTCGGCGAAGGCCACTGCTTCCGCGACCAGGTCCTGGAAGCCTGCCCGACCCTGACCAAGGGCAATGACGGTGCCAAGCACACCACCGTGGAATCCAGCTCCCTGGAAACCATTCGTCACATGGTCGCGTCCGGCCTGGGCATTTCCATCCTGCCGCTGTCGGCGGTCGACAGCCATCACTACGCCCCCGGCGTGATCGAAGTACGCCCACTCACGCCGCCGGTGCCGTTCCGCACCGTGGCGATCGCCTGGCGCGCCAGCTTCCCACGGCCCAAAGCGATTGAGATCCTCGCCGACTCGATCCGCCTGTGTTCGGTCGCCAAGCCGACTGCCGCGAGCTAAGCCAGGGTATGACTGAGCTGTCGCAGGTGTCGGTGACGGCACTCAAGGGTGTCGGTGAAGCCATGGCCGAGAAGCTGGCCAAGGTTGGCCTGGAGAACCTCCAGGACGTGCTGTTCCACCTGCCCCTGCGCTATCAGGACCGCACCCGCGTAGTGCCCATCGGCCAGTTGCGCCCTGGGCAGGACGCGGTGGTCGAAGGCACCGTCAGCGGCGCCGACGTGGTGATGGGCAAGCGCCGCAGTTTGGTCGTACGCCTGCAGGATGGCACCGGCGGCCTGAGCCTGCGCTTCTACCATTTCAGCAACGCGCAGAAGGAAGGCCTCAAGCGCGGCACCCGCGTGCGCT of Pseudomonas azotoformans contains these proteins:
- a CDS encoding iron transporter; its protein translation is MNHLSKPVAAALVLTSALAFSAVSQAREYPIGGPVQTHDMEIASSYLTGIEMAPMPPGMVMDKDSVHLETDVHATADNKYGLSNGEWVPYLSISYSLVKEGAPDYKQIGTLLPMVAKDGAHYANNVKMDGPGTYTVVLRYESPQINGFFHHVDKETGVPEWWGPFTETFTFKYPQK
- a CDS encoding hydrogen peroxide-inducible genes activator, whose protein sequence is MTLTELRYIVTLAQEQHFGHAAERCHVSQPTLSVGVKKLEDELGVLIFERSKSAVRLTPVGEGIVAQAQKVLEQAQSIRELAQAGKNQLTAPLKVGAIYTVGPYLFPHLIPQLHRVAPQMPLYIEENFTHVLRDKLRNGELDAIIIALPFNEADVLTLPLYDEPFYVLMPASHPWTQKDTIDAGLLNDKSLLLLGEGHCFRDQVLEACPTLTKGNDGAKHTTVESSSLETIRHMVASGLGISILPLSAVDSHHYAPGVIEVRPLTPPVPFRTVAIAWRASFPRPKAIEILADSIRLCSVAKPTAAS
- a CDS encoding FTR1 family iron permease; this encodes MLACLLIVFREVLEAGIVIGIVMAATQGLARRSTYIIGGIAAGVGGAAILALFTGAITQALDGFGQEIFNATILIVAVCMLGWHNLWMSSHGRELATQLRESGSAVQRGEKTLWALAIVITVAVLREGSEIVLFLYGIAASTHTEPLTMLIGGVLGIAGGGVLSWLLYRGLVVISLKRLFSVTTWMIAVLAAGMAGRAAAILAGINLIPAWGYELWDTSWLVSDASLTGRALQALTGYTDRPLGIQLFAWVATLTLLLVGSRLVQSRTTQPSSPTLERHP
- a CDS encoding RidA family protein; translation: MTKTVITSDKAPAAIGTYSQAIKAGNTVYMSGQIPLDPKTMELVEGFEAQTVQVFENLKSVAEAAGGSFKDIVKLNIFLTDLSHFAKVNEIMGKYFEQPYPARAAIGVAALPKGAQVEMDAILVIE
- a CDS encoding SDR family oxidoreductase encodes the protein MSAPSVVIAGCGDVGSRLASQLLASEWEVHGLRRDISRLPEGVIGIAGDLFKKDCPDTWPIGGVDYLVYCAAATDHDEAGYRAAYVEGLKHVLEWLGDYGQEPKHLLFVSSSSVYGQQNGEWVDETSETQAKGYSGQVMLEAEQVALNSSIPASIVRLTGIYGPGREWLLTQVRQGYRVAIDPPLYGNRIHAEDAAGLLAFLLRHVEEGGSLDKVYIGVDDAPAPLAEVVGWLRDYLGVTEWAEDASVRRAGSKQCSNARVKALGWTPTYPTYREGYAAILKG
- the exbD gene encoding TonB system transport protein ExbD, with the protein product MGLHLNQGDDELVENHEINVTPFIDVMLVLLIIFMVAAPLATVDIKVDLPASSAKPAPRPEKPIFLSVKADQRLFLGEEEVKAETLGPVLDAKTQGKKDTTIFFQADKGVDYGDLMSVMDALRAAGYLKVGLVGLETAAKK
- the exbB gene encoding tonB-system energizer ExbB; the protein is MTRNTTPASPTKLHSPSRAWRAIAALLFSVLLAPTAAFADATAPATPAAAEHNTAAPAAPAAAPAATDPAQAADPAADDSGGVLEEDNTLGMAHDLSPWGMYQNADVVVKAVMIGLAIASIITWTIWIAKGFELLGAKRRLRTEIVHLKKATTLKEASESATKKGTLANTLVHDALEEMRLSANTREKEGIKERVAFRLERLVAACGRNMSSGTGVLATIGSTAPFVGLFGTVWGIMNSFIGIAKTQTTNLAVVAPGIAEALLATALGLVAAIPAVVIYNVFARSIAGYKAQVSDASAEVLLLVSRDLDHLPTERSSQPHMVKVG
- a CDS encoding TonB family protein; protein product: MITTRHKLTRYGTSLAVVLGVHAVAIAIALHWSAPRTVQLPPAAMVIDLAPMPAPPPPAPPKVVTPPQPPAPVEELPLPKLAEAPKPTIQVPKPVKPKPKPQPPKPVEKKIEPPKEKPSEDPPSDAPPTQAPAEKSAQPVPGPSPQQVAAKASWEGTLLAHLQKYKKYPPGAQARGKEGLNRLKFVVDAEGNVLSYELVGRSGNADLDRATLDMIRRAQPLPKPPADMLKGGSIEIVAPFVYNIEKRRR
- the spoT gene encoding bifunctional GTP diphosphokinase/guanosine-3',5'-bis pyrophosphate 3'-pyrophosphohydrolase; its protein translation is MPSIDALADRLSAYLGPDQVNLVRRAYFYAEQAHDGQRRRSGEAYVTHPLAVANILADMHMDHQSLMAAMLHDVIEDTGIAKEALSAQFGETVAELVDGVSKLTQMNFETKAEAQAENFQKMAMAMARDIRVILVKLADRLHNMRTLEVLSGEKRRRIAKETLEIYAPIANRLGMHAIRIEFEDLGFKAMHPMRSARIYQAVKRARGNRKEIVNKIEESLSHCLAIDEIEGEVSGRQKHIYGIYKKMRGKRRAFNEIMDVYAFRIIVDKVDTCYRVLGAVHNLYKPLPGRFKDYIAIPKANGYQSLHTTLFGMHGVPIEIQIRTREMEEMANNGIAAHWLYKSSGDEQPKGTHARARQWVKGVLEMQQRAGNSLEFIESVKIDLFPDEVYVFTPKGRIMELPKGSTAVDFAYAVHTDVGNSCIACRINRRLAPLSEPLQSGSTVEIVSAPGARPNPAWLNFVVTGKARTHIRHALKLQRRSESISLGERLLNKVLNGFDSALDKIPQERVQAMLHEYRQETIEDLLEDIGLGNRMAYVVARRLLGEGEQLPSPEGPLAIRGTEGLVLSYAKCCTPIPGDPIVGHLSAGKGMVVHLDNCRNITEIRHNPEKCIQLSWAKDVTGEFNVELRVELEHQRGLIALLASSVNAADGNIEKISMDERDGRISVVQLVVSVHDRVHLARVIKKLRALTGVIRITRMRA
- a CDS encoding cupredoxin domain-containing protein, translated to MSCPHRLTLALLAIAGAPCAAHADQLVSLTVQNHTFTPASFTVPAGERFRIQLTNNDDTVDEFESYDMKFEKIVVPGNTITVFAGPMHPGTYSFFDDYHPDQAKGTVTVVAAKE